GGGTGAAGGGGATGAAGGGAAGGAAGGGATGAGCCGCGTTGTCTCCCACGGCTTGGGATAGCAGGAGACGAACCGAGTACTCATAGCACAAGGCGGGGGAAACCCTGCAGCAGGCAACCTCCCGTAATCGACCATACGTATTCGGCCCTTAGCTTCTCTGGTAATCGAGCGCAGCAGTAAGTAGCAGGTAGGCCTCCTCAATCTTACGGGTCATCTCCTCGGCTTTCGTATAAGCCTGCATATATTTCTTGGGGTTGTTCGTGAGGTTGGCAAAGCGGCGGGGTGTCCAAGTGTGCAGCAGGGCGTCACGCTGCTGATTGAGCTGGTCCAGCGTATAGGGTTGCGAGAGTGCGAAGAGTGCGAGAGCCTGGGCCAGCCGGTCGTCGGTCATAGCGGAAGTTTCCCGGTTCGATCCTAACGTTGTCAATGAGCCCCGGTCGCCCACGTGGCGACGGACAAGGGATGTTTACCCGTGGCCACAACCCTCCCCATTTTTCAGCCCACCCCCATCTTCAAGGATCGCACCGACTATCGTCAGGTGCTCATCAGGGAAATGGACGCGGGGAAAATCCCCTTGAGTCTGGGCCGGGACTGTCCCGTGAAATGCGAGTTTTGCTACGAGCTCGACCATTCCTACCGCGAAACGCTCGATCCGCCCAAGACCAGTGACGAGGATTGGAAGTTCATCCTCGAGTACATCAGCCGGAAACCGACTGACCCGACGCAGTTCTGGTGTCTCGGCGGCAACGAGTTCATGGAATGGACCGATCTGTTTCTCCACCCCAAGGCGATGGAATGGGTTGAAGACTTTCTGAAATACACCGACAAGAGTATCCAGTTTTTTACCGTCGGGTTTGTGCATGTGCCGAAGATTCACCAATTGGCGGCGCAGTATCCCGGCCGAATCAACTTTGAACTCTCGGTCATCACGCTGAGCGACTACCGGCAGCGGCTGATGCCGCATGCGCCATCCATCAAGCATCTCATGAAGGTGTTGGATGGTCCCGCCGTGTCGTCCGCCAACTTCTATGCGTTCGACCAGCACACGATGTCGAAGGACGCGGCGACCATTTCCGCGATCAACCAGCAATGTGTGCTCTGGATGGGGACGCTCACCCCGGTGCGTGGACTGAAGGAAGAGACGGCTTCGCTGATGCGGCAGGGGCGCAAGTTCCTGCCTGATGAAGCAACCCGAATCTATCACTTGGGTTTACCGAACCTGCAGACCATTCATACGGAATCCTATACGACGGCATTTTTGAGCCGCCGCCGCATCGTCAGCCTGTTCGATTCGCTGGAATTGGAAAAAAAGGATACCGTGGTGATGGCGGGGAGTGTACACAAGATCCTGACCATGTTCCGAAAGAATCGCGCGAAGTTTCTTTACGTGCCCAACGCCTTGCTCAGCGGCGACTCCGATTGCACGGTGCTCCTGACCTTTGATGATATTGCGCGACGGCTGACGAAAGAGAAGGTCATTCACGTGCCGAAATGCATCATGCAGTCGGGTCGTGGCCCCTATACCGATATTACGGGCGTGAGTCTGGAACAGTTCACCAAGAAGACCGGTGTGCGTGTGAAGGTGCTGCACAAGATCGATACCCGCTTCGCCAATCAGCAGCTCTACCGGCATGGCTCCCTGCAGAACTACGTCGAGCAATACCTCAATCATCCGTTGAGGGAGGCGTATGAAGCCATCCCCCGGCCCGTCTAATCGGCTCGTGAAAACGACCTCCAACTTCGTTCTCGGCTCGCCACAATCCTCAACGTACCTCTAAGGTACGCCTCCGGTTGTCGCTTGCCTGCGGCCTCGTTGGATGCCGTTTTGACCAGCCGGCGGGAATCGAAGCCGGCTGCTGAACACGGCATCTGCTGGCGTTCTCGGTCACGTGTCTCCCTGCGACGTACCGCAAGGGTACGCCTCAGTCCCCACGTTCCCTGCGGCCTTGGCACATGCCGTTTTGACCAGCCTGTGAGGCGGAATGCAGATTGTGGCAGTTCGTCACCCGTTCTACGCACTGTTTCGGCTGTATGCTGAATAGTGCGTCTCCCAAATTCTTACCTCCTTGTCGCTCCATCGCCACTTGCAAAAAATGCCGACTCGGGGCAACATGCCGCCAGCCTTACATTGAGGAGGTTATGCCCGGGCAGAGGCGATTGCAGTTTTATCAAGCCGACGTATTTACCGATGCCCCCTTCGGTGGAAACCCGGTGGCGGTGTTTCCCGACGCCGACGGGTTGACCGACGTCGAGTTGCAGCAGATCGCCCGTGAGATGAATCTCTCCGAAACGGTCTTTGTCTTTCCGCCGACCGATCAGGCGGCGGTGGTCAAGATGCGCATCTTTACCCCTACTCAGGAAATTCCTTTCGCCGGACATCCGGTCATCGGCACGTTTTTCGTACTGGGCACCTTGGATCGTTTCGCGCTCCGGGAGCCGGTCACGCGGGTACTCCAGGAATGTAATCTCGGGCTGTTTCCCGTCGATATCCATTCCCATGACGGGGTGATCGAACGCGTGGTCATGGCGCAACCGAGCCCCGAGTTTCTGGATGTCATCGAGGAGCCGGAAGCGCTCTTTGCCATCGCTCGCTCCCTGGGCATCACCAAGTCCGCGATTACCGAAACCCGCTTTCCCGTACAGGTGGTATCGACGGGGCTGCCGGTGATCATCGTACCGGTGCGTACGCTCACCGCGGTGCGGTCGATCGTTCCCGATGTGGCGGCCATCGCTGAGCTGTCCCAGCAATATGGCGCGAACGGCATGATGGTGTTCAGCACCATGACGGTCGAACAATCCTCCACCGTCCATACGCGCATGTTCGCGCCGTTGATCGGCATCGTGGAAGATCCTGCGACGGGAAGCGCGAGCGGCGCGTTGGGCGCCTATCTGGTGCAGCACGGGGTGGTCGACATCAGGCCGGAAACCGAGATCACCGCCGAGCAGGGGTACGAGATCGACCGCCCGTCGCGCATCTTCATTCAAGTGAACTCGGACGACGATGCGATTCAGGGGGTCATGGTCGGCGGGGAGGCGGTGATGGTGGTGGAGGGGACGCTCAGTTTTTAGCAGGATGATCACAACGCCATCTCACGGCGTTCTCAGTCGTACGGCTCCCTGCGACGTACCCCAAGGGTACGCCTCAGTCGCCGCACTCCCTGCGGCCTTGTGACATGGCGTTGTGATCATCCTGTGAAGAATGGAGCGAGGGCGAACAGGTAGTCACGAGTCGCGCGATGGAAATGAATTGAGAACTACGCGCTTCGTATCCGGGAACTCAGGACTCACAACTCAACACTCAACATGGTGTTGTCACGCTGAGGTGTTATGAACGCGGTTGTCTTCCATGAGCATGGCGGGACGGGGAAGCTGCAGTATCAGGAGATGCCGATGCCGACCATCGGTGTCGATGAAGTGCTGGTGCGGGTCAAGGCCTGCGCCCTGAATCACCTGGACATTTGGATCCGTCAGGGGAGTCCGGCCTATCCGATGCCGCTCCCTCATATTTCGGGCTCGGACATCGCCGGGGTCGTGCAGCAGATCGGCGCTCACGTGGAAGGGGTAGCCGAAGGCGAACGGGTTTTCGTGTCGCCGGGTGTCGGGTGTGGTCGATGCGAACAATGTGTGGGCGGTCGTGACAATATGTGCCGCTCCTACGGGTTGATCGGGGCCATGTGCCATGGCGGGTACGCGGAGTATGTGAAGGTGCCCGCGCGAAATGTGCATCCGATTCCCGGCGCCTTGTCTTTCGAGCAGGCCGCGGCCTTCCCCCTGGTGTCTGTGACTGCCTGGCATATGTTGTTCGGACTGGCCGACCTGCGACCGGGTGAAGACGTGTTGATCATGGGGGCGGGCAGCGGAGTCGGGCATATGGCGATCCAGATGGCGAAACTGGCCGGGGCCCGCGTGGTCACCACCGTGGGCAGCGATGATAAAATTGCCAAGGCCAAGGCGCTGGGTGCCGATGAGGTGATTCATCACGGACGTGAACAGGTCAATCAGCGGGTGCGTGAAGTGACGCATCGACGCGGCGTGGATGTGGTGATCGAACACATCGGACCAGAAGTGTGGACGCAGTGCATCGATTCACTCGCCAAGGGCGGGCGGCTGGTCACGTGCGGCGCGACGACGGGCGCGGAGGTGAAGCTCGACCTCCGCTACATCTATTCACGGCAACTCACGATCAAGGGCTCATATATGGGCTCTCAGAGTGAGTTGTTGAAGGCCGCTCACCTGGTCGGTGAGGGCCGATTGCGACCGGTCATCGATCGTACATTCCCGCTGTCCGACGCGAAGGCCGCGCAAGAATATCTTTTGAATCGGAAATTTTTTGGTAAGATCGTGCTGACCGTTTCGTAATCGGTGTCTTTATCGGTTCTCATGTCCCAACGGGCAGAAAGGTATGTGGTATGGCAACAGTTGCACAAATCATGAACAAGAAACCTCAAAGCGTCGGTCCGACGACGTCCATTCGCGGTGCGGCGAAGAAGATGCGCACCCTGCGGGTGAGCTCCCTCCTGATCAAGAAGGGGAAGAATCATGTCGGGATCGTGACCGATACGGATCTCGTCCGGAAGGGGTTGGCCACCAACCAAGACCTGGGCAAGCTCACGGTCGAACAGGTCATGACCTCGCCGCTCTGCACCATCGAGAGCAGTCAGGATGTCGATGATGCTCAAGACATGATGGGTGATCTCGGTGTGCGGCACCTCGCGGTCACCAAGGGCGGGGCAATTGTCGGCGTGGTGTCAGTTCGCGATCTGCTGATGCATTACAAGCGGTACGCGCAATCGAAACTGGCGGATAAGCAGGTGTATTCCGAACCCAAAATCGGCCAAGACTAGTCGGATGCTGAAAACGGGCTCCAACTTCGTTCTCGGTCGCACATCTCCTTGCGACGTATCGCAAGGATACGCCTCAGTCGCTGTGCTTCCTGCGGCCTTGTTGGAGCACCGTTTTGAGCATCCTCGGTCGCCAATGACAATATCCTCTAACAGCGTTCTCGACTCATCAAAATCCTCAACGTACCACAGAGGGTACGCTTCCGGTTTTGCTTCGCCTGCGGCCTTGCTGGAAAGCCGTTTTGAACATCCTTCACTGGGTAGATGCTGAAAACGGGCTCCAACTTCGTTCTCGGTCGCACGGCTCCCTACGACGTACCGCAAGGGTACGCCTCAGTCGTCTCACCCCTTGCGGCCTTGTTGGATGGCCGATTTGAGCAGTCTCGGCCGGATAACTCGACCGGCGTAAAGCCGCTAGCCAGCAACAAATATCATCAGCTCGCAGAATTTGCTTCTGAGAAACCCGGAAAGCTGAAGGCTGATTGCTGAAAGCTGACGACGTACTATTTTGTGAGTTCTTTGACCAGGTGACCGAGTTCGGGGAGGATGAGTTTTTCCATCGCCAGGCGTACAGCGTTTTCGGATCCGGGGGTGGAGAAGAGGATGCGGCCCTTGATGATGCCGGCCGTGGCGCGGCTCATGATCGCCGGTGAGCCGATCTCTTGATAGGTCAGGAACCGAAAGACTTCGCCGAATCCATCCAGCCGTTTTTCCAGCATCGCGTCCACGGCTTCAAAGGTCGAGTCCCGCCGGGAAATACCCGTTCCACCGTTGATGATAATGGCCTGCACGGAGTCGTTGGCGACACCATCCGAGATCCGAGCCCTGATCTGTGCCGGCTCGTCTTTGACGAGATGATAGGCTGCGATCGTGTGACCGCTCTCCTTCAACAGTTTCTGGATCAACTGGCCGCTGGTGTCGGTCTCTGGCGTGCGCGTATCGCTGCAGGTGATGATCATGCAGCCGACGGAGCGGGGGGCGTGGTGTTTGTGTTCTTTGTGGCTTGGGGTGCTCATAGCAAGCGAGGAATCAGCGGCCAGCCATCAGCAGTCAGCTCCGGAAATTCACGCGGTTCCAAAGGCTGATAGCTGAACGCTGGTCGCTGATAGCGTTACTTCCAGATGCTATCCGGGTTCAACTTTTCTGCCGGCTTGCCGCCCTTGATGTGTTCATCAAGGATGGTCGCGACATCGGCTTCCGTGACCTTGGAATACCAGGTGCCTTCGGGATAGACGACGACGGTCGGGCCCTGCTCGCAGGGACCCAGACAGGACGAGCCGGTCACCAGCACTTCGCCCGGCATGATGCCGCGTTGCATCAGCCCCATATTGAAGGTCATCAGCAATTGCGCGGAACCCTGACCGCCGCAGGACGGTTTCGGGTGGCCAGGCGGACGGGCGTTGGTGCAGACAAGAATATGATGTTTCGGTTTTGGCATCGTGACCTCGAATCTATGGATGGGGTAATTGACGACCTGTGTCGAATGCGTCAGGCTGGCTTATAGGCCTTCCACTGTTCGATGCATTCTTCGGGCAACTTCCACTGCTTAAGGCCCTTGAGGACCCAATCGATATAATGTTCCTTCGGCTTGAACTTACCGATGGGATTGGCCGCATGGGTGGTGACCAGTAATTTTTCACCCTCTTCCGTGATGACGGTGACCGGCAAATGCCGGTAGGCACCTTGCGGGACGTCGTTTTCGAATTCGTCGAGGATCTTGAGATCTTCGTCGGTGATCTCGAAGACGGCCCCCCAAACCTTTTCTCCGGGCGAGGGTACGACGCTCGCCAGGCCGCAGCGCCACTGCGTCGACCAGCGGCAGAACTGCACGCTGTGGTCGGGCAGATAGGCCGTGAAGAGAAACTTATGTTCGGGGGCGCGACGCTTGAGTTGAGACGGGTTCAAATTGTCCGCGTAAAAGAAGAACTTCATTGAACGGTGAGGCTCCCAGGGTGTCTCGTCGGTTGACCGGTACTTGTACCATAGCGTTGCGCAGCCTTGTCAAGCGCGGCGACAACCGCTCGCGGACTAATTCAGCGGCCGGACCGATCCTTCCCTGATTGACAGAGAAATCGCACGCCACATAT
Above is a genomic segment from Nitrospira defluvii containing:
- a CDS encoding gamma-glutamylcyclotransferase family protein, producing MKFFFYADNLNPSQLKRRAPEHKFLFTAYLPDHSVQFCRWSTQWRCGLASVVPSPGEKVWGAVFEITDEDLKILDEFENDVPQGAYRHLPVTVITEEGEKLLVTTHAANPIGKFKPKEHYIDWVLKGLKQWKLPEECIEQWKAYKPA
- a CDS encoding zinc-binding dehydrogenase, producing the protein MNAVVFHEHGGTGKLQYQEMPMPTIGVDEVLVRVKACALNHLDIWIRQGSPAYPMPLPHISGSDIAGVVQQIGAHVEGVAEGERVFVSPGVGCGRCEQCVGGRDNMCRSYGLIGAMCHGGYAEYVKVPARNVHPIPGALSFEQAAAFPLVSVTAWHMLFGLADLRPGEDVLIMGAGSGVGHMAIQMAKLAGARVVTTVGSDDKIAKAKALGADEVIHHGREQVNQRVREVTHRRGVDVVIEHIGPEVWTQCIDSLAKGGRLVTCGATTGAEVKLDLRYIYSRQLTIKGSYMGSQSELLKAAHLVGEGRLRPVIDRTFPLSDAKAAQEYLLNRKFFGKIVLTVS
- a CDS encoding MogA/MoaB family molybdenum cofactor biosynthesis protein, which produces MSTPSHKEHKHHAPRSVGCMIITCSDTRTPETDTSGQLIQKLLKESGHTIAAYHLVKDEPAQIRARISDGVANDSVQAIIINGGTGISRRDSTFEAVDAMLEKRLDGFGEVFRFLTYQEIGSPAIMSRATAGIIKGRILFSTPGSENAVRLAMEKLILPELGHLVKELTK
- a CDS encoding (2Fe-2S) ferredoxin domain-containing protein, yielding MPKPKHHILVCTNARPPGHPKPSCGGQGSAQLLMTFNMGLMQRGIMPGEVLVTGSSCLGPCEQGPTVVVYPEGTWYSKVTEADVATILDEHIKGGKPAEKLNPDSIWK
- a CDS encoding CBS domain-containing protein gives rise to the protein MATVAQIMNKKPQSVGPTTSIRGAAKKMRTLRVSSLLIKKGKNHVGIVTDTDLVRKGLATNQDLGKLTVEQVMTSPLCTIESSQDVDDAQDMMGDLGVRHLAVTKGGAIVGVVSVRDLLMHYKRYAQSKLADKQVYSEPKIGQD
- a CDS encoding PhzF family phenazine biosynthesis protein, which produces MPGQRRLQFYQADVFTDAPFGGNPVAVFPDADGLTDVELQQIAREMNLSETVFVFPPTDQAAVVKMRIFTPTQEIPFAGHPVIGTFFVLGTLDRFALREPVTRVLQECNLGLFPVDIHSHDGVIERVVMAQPSPEFLDVIEEPEALFAIARSLGITKSAITETRFPVQVVSTGLPVIIVPVRTLTAVRSIVPDVAAIAELSQQYGANGMMVFSTMTVEQSSTVHTRMFAPLIGIVEDPATGSASGALGAYLVQHGVVDIRPETEITAEQGYEIDRPSRIFIQVNSDDDAIQGVMVGGEAVMVVEGTLSF